Sequence from the Helianthus annuus cultivar XRQ/B chromosome 13, HanXRQr2.0-SUNRISE, whole genome shotgun sequence genome:
cagtaccgaccggtaccgaaccgtactgtgccaggtatattcggtactgttacccacttttggggataacggtattttcgataccggttggtaccgagctcatcaaatcctataGCAACGTAGCaacgcaagtaattgcaccgtttatattacttttcatacacaacccaatgaatagtaacatcatcaaggggatgagcaaatggtatcgggtaccagtactggtatcaaatttaccaaaccgggtatattttcggtaccgaatggtatcgacttttgacattttcggtatcgATTCGGTACCAGTATTCACcggttttaccctcaaataccggtactgTACCAGTACTGACTTGTACCGAACcctaccgtaccaggtatattcggtaccggtacccacttttggggattttcggtgACGGTATTtttggtaacggtattttcggtaccggttggtaccgagctcatcaaatcatgTACCAACGTAGCAAGTATTGCACCGTTTAGTTTACTTTTCATACACATTATAaataaactgtatttcgtttgaatgaggttttatatacacaacttattattatttttttttgtctttttctataatgaatgaattgtagcatgtaaaattaacttggatgtttagattattgatgagcaaatcatatcaaatcctgtaatcaaaccggtatcgtattggtaccaaatttactataccaatcattttcggtaccaatttggtacccaccttttggcgttttcagaatcgttactttctgttcgacaccggtctagcaccatacttgtatttactgatttttaccttcaaataccatactgtATGGTATCGaacattttcggtgccggtacctaatttcgatgattttccagatcggtactttcggtgccgttaccggTATCGAGCTCATctatattttaacgtgttagaaccgtaataactaaactgaaaacaaccgaatttccaacgtgtaggacgtgtgagtcctattattatatattaaattatttaaatcgcctttttaggacGAAGTGACTATCGGTAccacgtcatttttatttatgttttgatgtaTTTGCTTACCGTTACCGACACGCATTTTGCAGACATTAGGTCTCTGCCGCAACGCGCGGATGAAAAATCTACTagttaaaaatcaataaataaagtttctaaactcCCTCAGTCCTGTCTTTCCTTTAAAATACTTGTTTCTATCTAGTTTAAACTTTAAAACACTAAAAAAACAAATCTCATCTTAGAAAAACATACCTTTATGTAATCATAGAAGATTCTTTAAGCATCGTTCAACAATCTATTAGATTTAGCATTATGGCTTTTTTCATCTTTAGGGTAGGATAAGGTTTAAGGAGACCACTAGATTTTGGGATTGATTCTTATAAAAGGGGTTTTTCGAAATTTATTGGGCTttccttctgaattggtgtatacGCATCATAGcatagtggagatggatatgatcggcaATTTTACTAATGACACGATGATACACCAGTGATCCGTCGATAATCCAAATTTTTCGATAAAAAAAGGAatatattggattttaataatcccaactattcgccgttggccggcaacagtcccaacttaaaaaataaccactggcagtcccaactattgacatattggccaccaatggaTCCTAACTAACAGAACTCTAACGCCATTAATCTCCGATCGCCGGAAAACCGCTTTTGTCCAGAAAAAGAtttctaaaggtccgatctaaggttacaaagaggtttgggaggaaaatgttgagttttccggccaaaaatttgagtttttggcgaaaaaagaagttttccggcgAAAAAGGAGTTTTCCGGAGACTTTAATAATTGATGCTTTTACTAGAAAGAAAAAAGGTTCCCAAAGGTtcataataaggttacaaagaggttcgggacgaaaatgttgagtttcctggccaaaaatgagtttttcgGCCAAAAAACGCTTTtccggagactaacggcgttagggttctgttagttagggtccattggaggctgttaaaagttatgactgaCAGTGGTTATCTTTAAAGTTGAGACTTTTGGCGGCCAAGGGCGAGTTGAGTTTATTAAAATCcgatatttcaaaaaaaaaaaaaaaaaaaacaaaaaaaaaattacaaaagtagATCAACGTTAACAACACAACATGCCTTGATTTATGGTGAAGAAAATTCGCCACAAAACCCTCATACACAGATCTTGATCGCATCAACAATCAACCCCTTTCCTACCCAATTCCACCATCTTCTTCACCTCAATCAATGTCAAACCAACTGAGAGCCGTAACCCTAACCCACGTTCGCTACCACAAAGGCGACCAATTCGGCCACTTTCTCGCATGGATCTCACTAGTCCCAGTGTTCATCAGCCTCGGTGGTTTCGTCTCCCACTTCCTCTTCCGCCGTGAGCTCCAAGGTATGTTCTTCGCTTTAGGCCTAACCATTTCCCAATTCATCAACGAAGTTATCAAAACTTCCGTACAACAAGCCCGGCCCGAAACCTGCATCTTGCTTGAGAGTTGCGATTCACACGGGTGGCCCTCAAGTCACTCGCAGTACATGTTCTTTTTCGCTACTTATTTCACTTTACTCACTTACAAAAAGATGGGGGTTTTGTTTAGAAAACAGATGCTTCTTGTGGCTTTTGTTGTGTGGCCCTTGGCGGTGTTGACGATGTATTCTCGGGTTTATTTGGGGTATCATACGGTTGCTCAGGTGTTTGCGGGTGCGGGTCTTGGGGTTTTTCTTGGTGGGGTGTGGTTTTGGGTGGTTAATAATTTGTTACGGGGGTTGTTTCCGGTGATCGAAGAGAGTTTCTTTGGTAGATTGTTTTATGTTAAGGATACGTCGCATataccgaatttgttgaagttTGAGTATGATAATGCGAGAGCTGCGCGAAGGCATTCGTCGTATAAGCGGTCGGAGTGATTGGAGGATTGAATTTGGTAAGTGATTGATTTTATCTTTGGTTGTTTATGCTACATTAGTTTTGTGTAATTGTCTTTatgcatcatcatcatactcagtaaatcccatcaatagcaaagttaaggtagggtccgaggaggaggaggaggataagatgtagacagccttacctctgcctagaggtgtacaaaaaaactggttttagaatcgaaaccggaaaaaaaaccgaaactggttttttttttaaccggttttttttataaccggtttttttttaaccggttttttttaaccgccggtttttataccggttactattcttgatttcaaaaaccggttattaaccgaaccggttattaaaaaaccggttaaaaccggaaaaaaaccggtttttttgggaaaaaccggtcccaaccggttataccggttattgttttggacctcaaaaaccggttattaaccgaaccggttattaaaaaaaccggtttttattttgggtgaaaaaaaccggttttttttttaaccggttttttaaaaaccgattaaccgatttgtacacctctacctCTGCCCcacaccaatagcaaagctaaggtaggatCTGAGGAGTGTAATTGTCTTTATACATATTATCTCTAAAGTTGAACAAGAATCTATCATCAATTTAACAACATTAAATGTTTAAAATAGTTGAAATAGAATCGGCAAATGTCGTCTATGGGATGAATATGCCATTAGGGGTTTGCATATTCAGATAAACTCTCATTGTTCCTACAATACCTCTTGATGTTCTATGATCAAATCTTCCAAAAACACCCTCAAACACGCATAAATTTTTTTAGCAGTATGCGGCTACCACTTATTGTAGGTTGGCTCTGTATCTATGCATACCTAAGATGAACAAACACCACGATTGGTCATCTAACACCCTAGGCAAATCCCATATCGGTTGTAGATAGGAGAGATGTTAGGTTCATAAGAGTGACGCGCCTCGCATATCATCAACGTGTCTTGGCACGTTTTCCGTGGATGAGAGGAGAACTTCACAGTTAAGCGTGTTCGGGTAATGAGTAATTTGATGATGGGTGACCTCGTGGGAAGTCTACACCCTCGCAACCAAAAACTAACACGTGAGCTCTTCGTAGGCAAAACAGACAATATTGGTTGGTATGAGAGGTCAGGTATTACAGGCATAGATTGTCATGTAATCGGTTAGGCCTAAAATTCCCTCATTAACCCATAATTTATATTCGCGAACTGATTAATGTTAGACTCCAATCtctgataaaatctttttttatttgattttttagaGTATATAGACGATAATTGTTTGATTTATTACTTAGCACCCTTTATCTCCATATTCTGCACCCTTTTTATTTACCGTTGTAATTTTGTCACCAGTTATATAACATGTACTTAAGGTGATTTTTGCAAGAAAATGTAGTAGTTATCGAAGTTACATATTTTATAGAAGATGTCATAATATAATAAGTTAGCATACTATAGTATAGTGATTAATAAATAATTACtataagagttaaatgtcattttaatccctgtggtttgagccattttgctagtttagttcaaaggttttatttttcgcttgtgggtccaaaaaggtttcaccgttgccattttagtccactgggttaacttcatccattttttctgttaacaagaagggcaatttggtcattttatatgtaattttgttaactagaagggaaattcggccatataaaatgaccgaattgcccttctcgttaacagaaaaaatggatgaagttaactcagtggactaaaattgcaacgatgaaacctttggactaaactggcaaaatgggccaaaccacagggactaaaatgacatttaactctaactATAATTTGTTTTCTTGTTCCTCTGCCTGCAGGTAGTCATGTTGCAGTTTGCTGTTGATCTGCAAGAATTGAATTCCTATATATTTCGTCTTACAATTGATAAAAACTTATATGTATTGTTTGATGCCATTAACACCAGGTGATCATAGTATGGCTTAATAGGAACTTATTGTTATCTTTTACATATAAACTTTCAGGCAAGTGCAAAATATAATAGAACAATTATACCCCATATATTTTGCTACTGTCTTGTGTGTTTTTTATTATAGGAGTATAGACCTTTTGTTTTTTATATCTTGTTTTATGCatccactacaaaaaaaaaaaaaaaaaaaaaaaaaaaaaaaaaaaaaaaaaaaaaaaaaacacactatTTTGGACATTGTGGTTAAATGGAGATTCCTCAATTGGCTTATCAATTTATAGCTATAAGAAAAATCATAGAATAATGTAGtttaaagaagaaaaaaattgCATTTATTTTAAAATCACAGTTAAAACAAATAACTAGCTGCACTTCCTTGCTACAGTACTTGAAATTGTAATATTAACCGGTTAACTCAGATACCCTATAAACCTACTTCTAAATCTATGCATATGGACTGGAACCCTCAACCAGTTGGTGAGAACACCTTTTTACACACCTTGATATTGCTAGGCGACAAGCCCTTTACCGTTGTTTCGCCTCCCACATGGCGTCACATATTATAACACCTCGGTGTCTATGCTTTTTTAAGGGGGAAATGGACTGTATCACCCTAAACTATGCAAAATTGGCCAATACCACACCCAACTTTCAAATTGGCTCCCACCACTCTCTACTCGACATTTAGGTGGCAGTGTCACCCCTTCGTTAAATAATCACTAACCCAGTTAGGTTTTTAGTCCTACGTGGCAAATGAGTTGTGACATGGCGTGCCTACGTGGACTCACCCCTTACAACCCATTTATACTTGATAAAAACCCCCAAATCAGTTGCATTTTAACCAGGGTTTTGAGGCTCTTCATCATCAAATCCACCACCATCAGCCATAACCGGGACCGAAACGGCTACCGGTTCATTCCAAATCTTATAACCCAGATCAAAAATAACTTGATCATGAGGACTTTTAAACATACTCTTTACCACCACTAGTTTTAGCTAAAACATTCCTATATTTCTTCTTCAACCTCCATAGCTTCTCAACTAACTGATTCTTATTAAACTCTAACTGCAATTTACCTCTAATCTGGTCATAAAACGCCGTCATATCATGATGATGTGATGAATTTGCCCCTCGCTGTGTCATATACTCCAAAAACCCTTGTAACAGCTCAATTTCATCCTCATCGGTCCATAACCGTTGAAATAACCGTTTGGAATCATCTAACAGTTTTTTCGGTTCAACAATTGCATCTGACCGTACAATTGAGGCGGTTGTGGTGGTTGCGGTAGTAGGAGTGGCGGCGAGTTACGGTTGGAAGACTGCGGGCGACGTCGATTGTGACCTCGTCGGTGGTGGAGTCGTCGGAAACGGCGTCTTCGTCTTCTACGTCATCGTCGTCGATTGAAACGACGTCGTTTTCTTCGTCGATGTTTTGTTGTTGTCGTAGGCGGTGGTGGTGTGCTCTTCGTCGTCGGAAGCCATGGTGATCGGTTGGTTGTTAGCTAGGGTTTGGTGATGAACAGAGGGTGTGTGGGTGTTGGTGTGGAGTGTGGAAATGCAACTGACTTAGGGTTTTTATCAAGTGTTGTAAGGGGTGAGTCCAGTAAGCACGCCAGGTCACAACTCATTTGCCACGTAGGATTAAAAACCTAACTGAGTTAGTGATTATTTAACGAAGGGGTGACACTGCCACCTAAATGTCGAGTAGAGGGTGGTGGGAGCCAATTTGAAAGTTGGGCGTGGTATTGGCCAATTTTACATAGTTTAGGGTTTAGGGTGATACAGTCCATTTCCCTTTTTTAAGTGCCAAGAGAGTTTATTTCAAGTTATATCAATACTTTGTCTTTATGTCATGCTTGTCAACTTTACAAGTATCTTCATTTACCTTTTTCTTGCTCTACTACTAAAACATTTCATTTGTCTGAATTAGTGCAATATGGATTTATGTACATCTCTTGTTATGGGCATAAATGATTTTTAATATTATTGTTTGTTCTTTGATTGAAGCTCTCGAAATGGTTGCTCACATGTTACATCTCCTCCTCATTATCTAAAGTGGCTCccaaaaacaagttaaaaatgatgtatttttttaaatcttttctACATATCCACATGCACGCTCACACGCGCGCACACATATATGGGATGGGGTTTTTAAAAGATCTTGCAATAAAAACTAAGAACATTTTGTTCTTTATAAATGTTTCATCAAAGTCTTCTTCATAAAAGTGAGATTAAAGTTTATCAATCATTTGCttccttataaaaaaaattaaacataatTAGGACAGGTGAGTGTCCTCCCAAATTGCAACATTGTTGCTCAGATTTAGGTGGCTGAACAACCTTTACAAAGAAATACACCTCAGCAGTCAAAAAGCTCTCTAGATTTCAATGGTTTCAAATGCtgaaccaccatcaccatcaccatccaaCACCACCGTTATCTGCCGTCCCTATACATTTCAATCTCTCATAGTCATACTCTCTAGATGGAGCTAAAGAATTACTTCACAACCGTCTTCGTTATCTTCATCTTACTTGCGGCGCCCACTCTATCCAGAGGTTTTTTGGTTTCTTGAAACTTCAATTCTCTTCCTCCCCTACACACTATCTAAAACTCAATTTTTTACATCTAAATACCACCTATCGCtccacaaattttcttatcttatatatatatatatatatatatatatatattttttttttttttgtaatgggGGTTGCGGGTGGTGTGTATTTGTATGGCTATTTGTTGATGTCACGTATGATGAATAGATATTCTTTGGCGTTTGAATTCCTTCCTCTTCTCCTAGTTTCTCTCATTCTCTAGTTTTACCGTATCATATTTGAACCCACGCCACTTTTGTAGAGGTGCAAGCACCAGACCATTAGACTACTAGGTCATCGGTTCTGTCTGTCTCCATTGAAGAGCGTTGTTTATAGGCCAGTTTTGGCCAAGCCATTCATCCTTAAGAACGCAAAGAACAAATTGTGCCGGTCTATCTTCATAGTTATATTAAATATAGATAAAGATAGAAatacttaaaaataaataaaaaggtagTGATGATTTGGCAATGTTTTTAGGTGTTTTTGAAGAACATTTTTTTTCTCTGATGTGACAGCTAACTATGCATATTTTGGTTTCTTTGTTGTGGATACTCTTATGATAGAGTGCTTTGATTGATTTGACGGTGGAATTGGATGTGTGTAGGTCCGTTGAAACTGAAAACTATAAAATCGAATACAGAGATTTATGAGATTGATTACAAAGGACCCGAGTCTCATTTTAACAGGACTCCGCCAAACAGATCCAACCATCCCAAGGCGCATGCTGAATCCAAAAGACCATCAACTGAAAATACCAGAAAGAAGGTAAGATTTATTAAGCATTTTCTTTCTTACTTTATAATTTCATCTTCTTCAATGGATGGTTGTTGATGATTAGGTTCATGGATGAAAAAATTTCAACAATGGTGACTTCAAAAGAGACTAAAAGGGTGTAATAATGCATTTTATTGATTGTGGAATGTGGATTACAAGTTTGTGTATGAACTAATTTTGTCATTCTTGAGTATGTAGTCATGAGTACAACTATAATATTTGAGTGAAAATatggtttatttttttattttatttttttttccttcGTACTTAAATTGATATTTTTAGTATTTCATTCCAATCACCAGggtttatcaaaatattgttacCAATGAATATTGTTAAAATACTTAAGTTCATATAACCTTTACTTGCTTGTGGGTGTTAACATATCTAAGACTGAATTTATATGTTGACATGGCACACGTACGTTTTTCTTTGTATAAGGTTTCTAATATCAAATAATTATTAATAAACTAATGTTTTAATGTGTTGCAAATAACCTACCGAATATTGAAATAAcaaattttgaggtgttacacCTAGATGTGCCGAaagacctaaatcggaagatcttAGATAGAAAGGAGATGAATATCCagatatataaataattatagaAATTTAAGCGTATTTGTGACGCTAGACGCGTATCACATAAGGTGATGCTACAAGAAAACCAAAATGAATCTAGTactattaaaaacataataaacaaTATTTTGAAGTTGTTAGACACttgaaattataaaaaaattaaataagtgTTAGATATGTAGTTGCGTATATGATATTTCAAGTTAGTTGTTAAGATAAGTGTAGAATCGAGTTTCATAAATCCAAAAGGAATAAGTTGTAAGTTTAACCTCATAAAGTAATAAACGGATCTCAAATAAAGATGAAACACCATTCTTAATGCCAAGACTCTTTTTGTTAGCGATGTGACAATATCCTGTCATAATATTTGCTAATAAGTATTGCAATTTGTGACAGAGGTAAGCAAAATCTTAATACGTTACCTTATTTATTACGTGTaagtatatttttttttgaacggttaaCGGTTCACTCCCCTTAAGAAATTCGCCCGCACTGCGGGTTCGAATCCCAGGCCCCCCCTAAGGTCCAGCCGCACTGGAATTACCCAATATTGGTACCAGAGTGGACTCGAACCTGCACCCCTCCAGAAGAAACCCCAAGGGGGAAAACTCCTGACCTCCTCCCAACCACTTGGGCTGGGGATCATTGGCACGTGTAAGTATATGTATACCTAAAGTTGTAATTGACACCACAATCAACCGTAGGTGTTTTCACAAAAGTTAACGTTATAGATCTCAAACTATAGTCTCTAAAAGTGTCATTTTGTCACTCACAGGTTGAGTTATTATACACATAGTCTTCTAAATCTAAAAAAAGTACAAAGACATAATGAatgcaaaatataacacaattctAAGAAAAAAAGACGCAATGAATCCTAAAAAAAAACACAGTAACGAAATAAACACAATAATCTgaaacaaaaattctaaaatctacaaGCTAAATATTTAAAAGTAAGAACCTAAAATCTAAGATTGTAAAGCATCACTTAAAGGTTAAACGTAAATCATGAATAATGTAACTGAATACAAACAAAATTTTGTGATTGCTTTATTATTATAACTTTATTctgtaataaaaaaaaatcatattgtaTGAAATCATTTCGGTTCAGACTAGGGATGAGCATATAGAATTTGGTATCAGTATCAAATTTTCCGTATCAATTTTTTACGGTACCAGTTCAGTACAGTCTGgtatttttaccttcaaataccagtACCGTACCGAACATTTTCAATACCGGTACCAAACTCGTCTTAAGTTTAGCCTAGGTAACAAGTTGCTAAAAGAATATACATCACCATTATTATTGGGGGGTTTGTTTAAGTGCTCATTCATTcaatccaaaatccaaaaacattcaCCTGCGTCATCTCCCCATCTGCAACACCCACAAAAAATCATGTCAAATTCCGAAGAATCAAGCCCTCTTTTATCAAACCAACctcaacccaccaccaccgatGAAACCACCAACAAATCCCCCACCAAAACCCCACCCACACCCGACACGAAGACCAAGCAATCTCCTCCACCAATTGCACCAGTTTACGGCTGGACCGCCGACGGCTTGCCGTTGACTCACGCCGGAGCTAATGTCATTGGGGAGCCGTTGCCTAGGGCTCAATGGGATTCAGGATTATTCGCTTGTCTCGGTCATAATGATGACTTCTGTAGCAGCGATCTTGAAGTTTGTgagtttttatttctttttattatCTCACTTTTTTCAAATTAATCGATTAATTATCTGGATCTAGGTTAATTTGGTAATTAGGGTTTTGGTATAGATCTGAATagttgattgtggttattttgaTTGATTTTGTTAATTGGATTTTGATGATGATTTATTGAATTGGGCAGGTCTTCTTGGGAGTGTGGCTCCTTGTGTGGTTTACGGAAGTAATGTCGAAAGGCTCGGATCGGCTCCTGGGACTTTTGCGAATCATTGTTTGCCTTATACTGGTTTGTATCTGATTGGGAATTCGTTGTTCGGGTGGAACTGTATGGCGCCTTGGTTCTCGTATCCTACTCGTACGGCGATTCGCAGGAAGTTTAATCTTCAGGCATGTGTCTTTTGGGCTCTTGTTTTTACTGTTTTGTGAAGTTAGCTCGtgattagggctgcaaacgaactgaacgaacatgaacaagtccttgtttgtgttcgtgtgttaagaaatatatgtgttcattaacacttaccaaacgagattttatgttcgtgttcgtttgtgtttgtttgataaTTTTAAGCaacgaacgttgatgaacacaaacTAAAGTTCATGAACGCAGAtgaaaacaaacgaacacaaacaagcgttcatgaacagaatatataatacactgaaacttgttaaatattttatttgtcgtaatataaaaactaaaaacacaaatgaACTATCGAATACAAACGAacatgttcacgaacataaatgaatgaacgcagcctctgttcatttcatttttttaataaacaaacgaacttcccgctgaacggttcacgaactattCGTTGAACGTTtgattcgtttgcagccctactcatgattcatacattaaATGGAAAATGTCACTAGATAATAACCAAGTTAGCTGATTGGGTCTAATTTTTTTTACCGATCAACTTAATTCTatattttgtgatttttttttttttgtaaaaaagttgACGTGTTCTATATTTTgcgatttttttttgtaaaaaattgaCCTGCTAGTATATTACCGCTTACTTATGCTGGTGGTGGTGTGCCAATCGTGTAAAACAGCTGACGTTTTGTCCCAGTTGTATAGAATTGATGAAGTGGCGTATTGTTGGCTATTTTACGCGATGGGCATTTACGTCATCAGTTTTACACAATTGGGACCTTGGTTTGAGAAAGCGTGAGGCGCTCCAAGGCTTTTGGGTCGTTAAAAGATGAGGCGCAAGGTGCAAAGCGTTGTCTAATGTACAACTAAATAAGCTTAATTTACAACTAGAGCTGCGTTTGGCTCACATGTTTACATATCAACCTTTTTATCAAGTAAACCTTTCGTAATTTCTTCATCCGTTTGAATTTTTATACAAATAAACTTTTTCATCACGTAAACCTTTCATAGTTTCTTCATCCCTaatatatagagtaaattacaaaaatcgtcctttatgtatgtcacttattgcaaactgtgttctttggtcagatttaaccacaaaaattaaccgagttagggctaaaggacataacttgcaagggtttgcaaacatcgagtacgttttctgtaattattgaagacaaaagacacagtttgcaataagtgacatacataaaggacgatttttgtaatttactctaatatataTAATCCTCCTACAAAATTACAAATCCTAGTTTTGACCCATAGTTTACATGAGGTGCTGCCTCAAGCACCTGATGCGTTTTCTTGAGCAAATCAAATAGTTTTAGAAGTGTTATCTAATCATTGTTCTTTTAAATCATTGTTACAAATATTTCATAATCGATTGAATATATGTGGTTGACTGTTTATAGGGTAACTGGGAGGGAATGAGCAAATCATGTGGTGGATGCTGCGACATGGAGGAAGAACAACTGGAGCAGGCTGAGTTGGCGTGTGATTTTGCAACTCATGTTTGCTGCCACCCGTGCGCTCTTTGCCAAGAAGGTCGTGAGATTCGCCGTAGGGTTCCTCATCCTGGGTTTGGGGCCCAGGCGATGGCGGTAATGATCGCTCCTGGCGGTCAAACCATGGGCCGCCATTGAAAGTATCTTGAACTTGACACGGAAGGAAAGTGAAGATCTGTTATAATATTTTGTGAAACTCATACTTTATGATAATATGTGAGTAAATAAGTATGGACCGCGATATTGCCACTTGTGTGCTTGTGCTATGTTGTGGAAATGTTCTTATTTTTTGTGTGTGATAAATTCGTTCTGATCTAGTGATCTTTAGCCGTTATATTTACAAGGACTAAACTCATCGCAACATATAGACATAGTCTTACGCAACATAGAAACATTTTTGACTAGATCATGGAACACGCAAACATATAAACAATGTTACATATGTTTGCCTCTATGGATAGAGGTAAGTTTTGCCTACATCTCACTTTCTTCAGACCCGACAAATAGCTTTACTATTGTGGGTATGATTGTTGTCATCATTTACATACATTCAAAATTAGCGGTTTTCCTGAAAAAAGGGCTGGCC
This genomic interval carries:
- the LOC110898291 gene encoding lipid phosphate phosphatase gamma, giving the protein MSNQLRAVTLTHVRYHKGDQFGHFLAWISLVPVFISLGGFVSHFLFRRELQGMFFALGLTISQFINEVIKTSVQQARPETCILLESCDSHGWPSSHSQYMFFFATYFTLLTYKKMGVLFRKQMLLVAFVVWPLAVLTMYSRVYLGYHTVAQVFAGAGLGVFLGGVWFWVVNNLLRGLFPVIEESFFGRLFYVKDTSHIPNLLKFEYDNARAARRHSSYKRSE
- the LOC110898292 gene encoding cell number regulator 8, giving the protein MSNSEESSPLLSNQPQPTTTDETTNKSPTKTPPTPDTKTKQSPPPIAPVYGWTADGLPLTHAGANVIGEPLPRAQWDSGLFACLGHNDDFCSSDLEVCLLGSVAPCVVYGSNVERLGSAPGTFANHCLPYTGLYLIGNSLFGWNCMAPWFSYPTRTAIRRKFNLQGNWEGMSKSCGGCCDMEEEQLEQAELACDFATHVCCHPCALCQEGREIRRRVPHPGFGAQAMAVMIAPGGQTMGRH